The region GCATCAACTCGACGAAATGGGTGAGACGTTCGAAGACATCGAATATCAGCAATTCGGCAAGGACGGGTTTGAAGACGCCGTGGCGCAAATCGCGCTCATTGAACAGGCGCTCGGTATGGCCGAGATCGCGCAATTCACTGCGCCGCCGCCACCAAAAGCATGAGTCCTTATGAACGTGGACGTCGACGCGACGCCCTATAGAGGGCGTCGTTCCTTTCTTGAAGTGCTTTGGGTGTTCCTCCGGCTTGGGGTGACGAGCTTTGGCGGTCCAATCGCACATCTGGGCTATTTCCGCGCCGAATTCGTCGAGCGCCGCAAATGGCTCGACGAAGCGGCCTACACCGACATCATCGCGCTCTGCCAATTCCTGCCCGGGCCAGCGAGCAGTCAGGTCGGCATTATTCTCGGCATGTTGCGCGCCGGGTTGCCGGGCGGACTTGCGGCATGGCTCGGTTTCACCATGCCTTCGGCCCTCGCGCTCGTCGCCTTCGCTTATGGCGTCGGCAGGCTCGGCGATATATCGCAGGTTGCATGGCTGCATGGCCTGAAAATCGTTGCCGTTGCCGTTGTCGCCCAGGCGATTTGGGGCATGGCGCGAAGCCTTTGCCCTGATCGGGAACGGGTGACGCTCGCCGTCGCGGCGACTTTGCTCACCTTGGCCATTCCTTCGGCAATCGGCCAGATTGCGGCCATTGTGGCAGGAGGCGTCATCGGCTGGCGTTTCCTCCCCAGCAGGAATGACGCGAAAGCTGCGCCGCTCGGGATTCCTGTCGGTCGTGCGACTGCAATCGCCTCTCTCGCCTTGTTCACGGCGTTGCTCTTCGGGTTGCCGCTGCTGGCAACGGCAACCTCCAATCACACGATCGAGCTTATCAGTAGCTTCTATCGTTCGGGCTCGCTCGTCTTCGGCGGCGGGCATGTCGTGCTGCCGTTGCTGCAACAAGCCGTCGTGCCGCGCGGCTGGATCAGCAACGATGCGTTCCTTGCCGGCTACGGGGCGGCGCAAGCCGTTCCCGGCCCGCTCTTCACTTTCGCCGCCTATCTGGGGACGGCGATGAAGTCCGCGCCGAATGGTTGGACGGGCGGCCTCATCTGCCTCGCGGCGGTCTACCTGCCATCCTTTCTCCTTCTCATTGGCGCGTTGCCGTTTTGGGTCGCTCTACGTCATCGCATGGGGGTGCAGTCCGCGCTCAAAGGCGTCAATGCGACGGTTGTCGGCATCTTGCTTGGGGCGCTTTATACGCCGGTCTGGACGAGCGCGATTTTCAGCCCAGCGGATTTTGGGCTGGCGGCGCTCGCTTTTTTGCTGCTGGTGTTTTGGCGAGTGCCGCCTTGGCTGGTGGTCTTAATTGGCGCGGTCGGCGCAACTGCGCTCGCAGCAGTCGCATAAGTTCCATTCTGTTATACGGGTCGTCTATCGGAACATTTCAGTTCTGGCGAAGTGGCTTGCTATCCTGGCGCACTTTTTATCCCTTCGCTGTGTTGGGATTCCCATTTTCCCTGGTCGGCGGCGCGGTCCAACTATCGACTGCGATTTACTATCCGATCGTCGGCGTCATTTTGTTGCTGTCGGCTGCGCAGATGGTCCGCTCAGCGACAAAAATGAGCGTCAAGCACTTTTCACCGCCTACGCAACCTCCGTTCCTTCCTGCTTTGCTGACCGGCGCGGCAATAGGGTTCATATCCGGCACGACGGGAACTGGAGGCGGTATCTTCCTTGCGCCCGCGATCCTGTCGATGAACTGGGTCAGTTTGCGCCGTACAGCGGCGGTGACGGCCGCATATAACCTGCTTAACTCAGCGGCCGCGCTGATTGGCGCGTACAGCATTCTTAGTTCAACACCGCAGGCGTTGCCAGTCTGGCTTGTTGCTGTCGGCGCAGGGGGCACGATCGGATCATTTGTAGGTAGCCGCTATCTGCCCGACAGCGGACTGCGGTACATCTTAGCGATGATTCTCTTCGCTTCCGGCATGAAGCTCGTCCTCACCTGAAGTTGCAAATCTTTGATCAAAAACCCATAATTCGAGGAGATGAAAGGTGCGGTGAATCGATCGCCTACGACTGGCTTCTGGCGTGGGACTATGGCGCTTCTTGTGGCGATTGCCGGCGCCGCAGCCGCGCGGGTTCTGATGGGGTCGCCTCTGCCCTCCTCGGCGACCGGGCGGATGGCTGTGACCCTGGGCTTCCCCTCGGTGAGCATGCCGGTCTTGTCGACGACAACCGTATCGATCTTCTGGAACCGCTCCAAAGCCTCCGCATTCTTGATGAGCACGCCGGACTGAGCGCCAAGCAATGCCGGCCATTATGGACATTGGCGTCGCAAGACCAAGCGCGGGTTAGAATCGTCGTCGGGTTCGAGCAAAAGATTTTGCGCATGGACTGCAGGAGAAGCCCGCGCTCCCGCGCGACTCGAGACCAACATTCGATGATTGGGGGCAAGGATTTCGTCGACCGTAAAAGACACGCGCTCGACCCGATGATGGTTGATCAACTGCACGAGAAAAGGCGGAGACTCAGGGTCTTGTTGCGGAGGTATTGATTTTTATGCTTCATGCATCGCCAACGGCGACTGGCAGCTCAGCGGAACGCCACTCGGGAAAACCATCCTCCAGCCTGTGCGCCTCGAAGCCGCGCGCGCGCAACGCCGCAACCGCCTCGTAGGAGAGAACGCAGAATGCGCTGCGGCAGTAAGCGACGATCTCTTGCGAGCGATTAAGTTCCGAGAGCCGCGCTTCGAGCGCATGAAGCGGAATATTCAACGCGCCAGGCACATGCCCTAAGGCAAATTCATCTTCGGGCCGAACATCAAGCACGGTGACGGTCCCCGCGCGCAGTCGCTCCGCCAGCTCTTCGCGAGAAACCGGCTCCAGGCTGTCGCGATCGTCAAAATAGCTACGCACGATCCGCTCGACCTCGGCCACATTGCGTTCGGCGATCCTGCGTAAAGCAGCGAGCACATCGAGAACCCCGTCATCGGCAAGCCGGTAATAGACGAATTTGCCGTCGCGCCTTGGGCTCACCATGCCCGCGCGCCGCATCTGTTGAAGGTGCTGCGAGGCATTGGCGATCGAGAGGCCGGTCTTTTGCGCAAGGATTTCGACGCTGCGCTCGCCCTGGGCGAGCTGCTCCAGCAGTTCGAGACGATGCGCGTGCCCAAAAGCTCTAGCAACGGCGGCAAACTCCGCGAATAGCGCCTGTTTCGGACTTTGGGTTGACATAAGATCTCTTGTCTCTATCATTCAAGCGAGTAATTGAATATTGTCCAAGCGCTTTGTCAAGGCATGCATCCGTCCCCAGGCGCTGGCGGACAAGGAAAGGTGGAGCCCCCCCCATGATTTTGCGCCAGTTCCTGCACTCCAGCCCTGTCGCTGCTTCCTACCTTTTCGGCTGCGGCGGGCGCGCCGCCGCGGCGGTCGTCGATCCGGTCGGCGACATCGGCCCTTATGTTCGGGCCGCGGAAGAGGGCGGCATGCGCATTCGCTACGTCATCGATACGCATCTGCACGCCGATCACGTCTCGGCGGGTCGTGAGCTCGCTGAAGCGACCGGCGCGGAATATGTGCTCTTTGCCGAAGCGAAAGCGGCCTTCCCCTTCCGTGGCGTTCGCGACGGCGAGGTGTTGGAGCTTGGCAATGTTTCAGTCCAGGTCCTGCACACGCCGGGGCACACGCCCGAGCATATCTCGCTTGTCGTTACCGATCGCACGCGCGCCGACGAGCCTTGGTTCGTATTGACCGGCCACACGCTGATGGTCGGCGATCTCGGCCGAACCGAACTCGCCACGAGCGCGGAGGAAGGCGCGCGCGCTTTGTTCCGCTCGGTGCAGAGCCTCAAGGCCCTGCCGGACTATCTCGAAATCTTGCCCGGAGCCTATTCCGGCTCGGTCTGTGGCCGCAGCTTAAGCGGCAAGCCGACCTCGACGATCGGCTTTGAGAAACGCCACAACAAGGCGTTTCGCATCGACGACGAAGACGCCTTTGTGCGCGCCATGGTCGCCGATATTCCGCCGCCACCCGCGCAAGCGGCTGAAATCCGCGCGGTTAATTCCGGCTCGAGGGTAGTTGCGGAATGAGCGTGATCGACACCGGCGCGCCCGCGCGCGCCGCCTCCGGCGTAACGCTTGGGCTACGGGCCAACTGGCGGCAGTTCGCGCTGCTCGTTTTGATCAACGCCTTTGTCGGCGGCATGGTCGGAATCGAGCGCACGGTCGTGCCGTTGATCGGTTCGGAGGAATTCCACCTTGCGTCGACCACGCTCGTGGTCTCCTTCATCGTCAGCTTCGGCGTGGTCAAGGCCTTCGCCAATCTCGTCTCGGGGCATTTCGCCGACGTTTGGGGCCGCAAACGCGTGCTGATCCTCGGCTGGCTGGTCGGCCTGCCAGTTCCCTTCATGATCATGTGGGCCCCGAGCTGGGGATGGATTGTCGCCGCCAATGCGCTGCTCGGCGTCAATCAGGGCTTCGCCTGGTCGATGACCGTCATCATGAAAATTGACCTCGTGGGGCCGAAGTCGCGGGGCCTGGCGGTCGGCCTCAATGAGTTCGCGGGCTATCTCGCGGTCGGCGTCACCGCGTTTCTCACTGGCTATCTCGCGTCGGAGTATGGGCTGCGCCCGACGCCGATTTATTTGGGCGTCGGCTACGCGATTGCGGGCACGCTGCTCTCCATTCTTCTTGTTCGCGACACGCGCGCCCATGTCCGCGCGGAGATCGGCGACGTTCCAAATCAAGCTGCCGCAATGGGATTTTGGGAGGTGTTTACGCTGACCTCCTTCCGCGATCGCAATCTCTTCGCCGCCTCTCAAGCCGGACTGGTGAACAATCTTAACGACGGCATGAGCTGGGGCATTTTTCCGCTGTTTTTCGCGGCCTTCGGACTCGGCGTGGAGCGGATCGGCATTCTCAAAGCAGTGTATCCGGCGACATGGGGCGTTCTCCAAATCGCGACCGGCCCTTTGAGCGATCGCTGGGGACGCAAAGGCCTGATCGTCGCGGGGATGTGGGTCCAGGCCGCTGCTCTGTTCCTCACGGCTTTTACGCGCGATTTTCATTACTGGCTGATTGGCAGCCTGCTTCTGGGCCTGGGAACCGCCATGGTCTATCCGAGCCTGATCGCCGCTGTTTCCGACGCGTCGCATGCCAGCTGGCGGGCGCGTTCGCTCAGCGTCTATCGCTTTTGGCGCGATCTCGGCTACGCGATTGGCGCACTTTCCGCCGGCGTCATCGCTGATCTCTACGGGATGGCATGGGCGATCGGCGCAATCGCCACGCTGACATTTATCTCCGGCCTGATCGTCGCTCTGCTTATGCGCGGTCCCCGGCCTGGCTTGAGCGGAACTAATGACAACAGCGGTAAGGAGGAAGCCCATGAACGGCCGCACGACACTTATGGCGGCGTCAAGCTCCGCACTGATCCTGCAACCCGCTTGGAGTTGGGCGCAGACAGCAACCGAGCCCAACAAATATGATTGGTATCACATGTCGCCTATGATGTGGCGCGGGTATGGCATGATTTTTGGCCCGCTGTTCATGATCCTGGCGCTCGCCGTGGTGATCGCGGTCGTTGTTCTTCTCGTGCGTTGGATTGGCGGACCGGGGTATGGAGCGCAACCGCCGTATCAACCGCCTCCAGGACGCGCCCTCGACATTCTCAAAGAGCGTTTCGCCCGTGGCGAAATTAATAAGGAAGAATTCGAGGAGCGCCGACGCGTGCTAGACCAGTAATGAAATGAGCACGGGGACGCATCGCCGGAAGCAGCAGGCGGCGGGGTTGGTCGAGTCCTACGCCCGCTGGCGATCGAGCAACCTCGGCCAGATCACCGATGCTCTAGAGCAACAGCTTCTGTTTGAACTTCTCGGGTCCGTCGCCGGGATGACGTTACTTGATGTCGGTTGCGGCGATGGCGCCCTTGCGTCGAAACTTGCCCGGCGTGGCGCCGTCGTAACTGGCCTTGACCCGGACCCGGTAATGATCGCCGCCACGCGACGGCGGGCCGTGATCGAGAATGTTCAATTGCGGCTCGTCGAGGGGAAGTCCGAGACGCCGCCATTCCGAGACGCGGAGTTCGACCGAGTTCTTGCGGTTGCGGCGCTCTGCTTCGTTCCCCATGCCGAGCGGGCCATTGCGGAAATGGCCCGCGTGCTGAAGCCGGGAGGGCGGCTCATTATCGGGGAACTCGGCGGCCGAAGTCTATGGGCGGCCTATCGACGCGTCCGTGGCTGGCTTGGCCATCCATTATGGCAAGCGGCTAGATTTCGCTCACAGGCGGAACTTAGCCAACTTGTTAGCAGCGCGGGACTCGACGTCCTTGAGATGCGCGGGGCCGCCTATTATCCGCCATGCGGGACGGCGGCGCGGCTGCTTGCCGTTGTCGATCCGTGGCTCGGGCGGCGAACAACTCTCGGAGCAGCCTTTATCGCCCTATCAGCGACGAAGCCAACCGGCGCGGTCCATGCCAGGGAGAGAGAAATGAACGTGCCGCCAATCCTCTCCCAGAAGCATGATGACGCGCCGTCCGCCTCCACGCCCAAAAGTCTGTTGCCGGAATCGCGTCGCGAGAAGGGCCTGAACTTCTACGAGCGTTGGATTCTCCCGCCGCTGCTCGATTGGGTTATGCGGCAGCCGCAACTTGAACAATACCGCCGCGAGGTGGGTGCATCTGCTCGGGGCCGGGTGCTGGAAATCGGCGTCGGCTCGGGCCTGAATTTTCCGTTTTATAGCAAACAGGTTGAGATCGTTGTCGGGGTCGACCCCTCGCCCCGCTTGCTTGCCATGGCGCGGCGACGTGCCGCCGCGGCTGGAGTGCAAGCCGAACTTCTACAGGGGACGGCGACCGCGATACCTCTCGCCGATAGCACGATAGATACGGTCGTCATGACCTGGGCGCTTTGTTCGGTCCCAGACCCGTTGCTTGCGTTACGCGAAATGCGGCGGGTGCTTAAACCGGATGGGCGGCTGCTCTTTATCGAACATGGGCTTTGCCCAGAGGTCGGCGTCGAACGCTGGCAGCATCGATTGACCCCTATATGGCGTCGCGTTTCTGGCGGTTGTCACCTAGACCGAAAGATGGATGATCTCATACGCTCGGCCGGCTTCGAGCTGAAAGAGCTTAGAAACCAGTATGCGGACGGTCCCCGCATCTTCACATACATGTATGAGGGATGCGCGCGACCTGTTGCCTGACGTCGTGCTTTGCGCGGTCACGCATGGCAAAGGACGTTATCATGCGTGAGATGAGCCGGAGGGCGAGGCAGCCCCCCTAATAGCAATCTGTCCGCTGTCGTTCATCTATCAGCTGCCGATCTTCTTCGTCGTGACGAAACTTTTGCGGCGCGCGCCCCTAGCAGCTGTGCTCGTCGTCGCCGCCGGCCTGCAAGTTTCTAACATCTACACGAACTCCACCGTCATCGACGAATTCACCGCGCGCTACGTCTATTTTTTCGTGGGCTACGCCCTCGCCCCCCACGTTTTCGCGCTTGCCGACCTGGCGCGCGCTAATGTGGGGACGACGCTTTGCGCCCTTCTTGTCTGGGGCGTCGTCAACGGTCTCGCGGTGCGGCTCGCCTTTGCGGCCTTTCCCCGCGTCGGGCTTGTTCTCGGATTTGCCGGCGCGGCGGCCGTCGTCTCCTTCTCGGCGCTGCTCGCTCAGGCGCGCCTCCTGCCGGCGCTGCGCTGGCTTGGTGGGCGCTCGATTGTCGTCTATCTCGCCTTTTTCCTGCCCATGGCCGTGATCGCACTGCTGAAGCTGGACGTGATCGACGACGCAGGAGCCGTTGCGCTTATCGTTACTGCATCCGCCATTCTTGTTCCCCTCGCTGTGGAACGCCTCGTGCAGGGCACGCGGTTCGTATCTTTCTTCGAGCGCCCTGTGACCTTCCGCCTGCCACGAGCGCCGCGCCGCTCGCGGCTTGTGGCGACCGAAAAGGCGCCACAAGGGGGCGGCGACGATTGGCCGATCTGGCGCGATTGGCTTCGCTCGATCGAGCGCTAGGGCCCTATCGCCTTGACACGCTATGACTCCATGGCGTCCCGATAGGCGAGCGGCTAGTCTCTCGGCGCCAACGATCTCATCTCCTCTCTAAGGGGCCGACCATGAAGTTTTCTCTCTCGAAAGCGCCGTTGTTGGCGCTCTACGCTTTAGCTGCCGCCTTCCTCCTTTACTGGCATTGGCGACACGTTCTCGACGCCTTGCCATTCCTTGTCGTGCTCGCGTGCCCTCTGATGCATCTCTTCATGCATCACGGCCATGGCCATCATCACGACAAGGACCCTGATAATTCAGAAAAACACGACGCCTGACGAAACTGCGTTCTCGCCCGCGCGGGACGCGAACGCAGCCAGCTCCCGCCCGCGTTCTGTCTCGGAAGGAATGGACATGAGCCATGAACACCATCGTCACGGTTCCGGCCACAGCCATCCGCCGGAGCGAGATGCTGGCATTCATTCGTCGCACGGCGGCCATCAAGGCCGCGGCGAAACCAGACAAGGCCTTTCCCCGTCTGGGGAGGACGTGATCTATACCTGCCCCATGCATCCGCAAATCCGTCAGGTCGGGCCGGGCAATTGCCCGATTTGCGGCATGACGCTTGAACCTGTCGTTTCAACCGGGGAAACCGAACCCAGCGCCGAACTCGCGGATATGACGCGGCGCTTCTGGGTCGGGCTCGCGCTCACCCTCCCTGTCTTCGTGCTGGAGATGGGCGGGCACTTCCTTAATCGCCACGCTTACATCGCGCCGCAGATGTCGAACTGGGTTCAATTCGCCTTGGCGAGTCCCGTCGTTCTCTGGGCCGGTTGGCCATTCTTCGTCCGAGGCGCGCAGTCCCTCGTCACGCGCAATCTCAATATGTTCACGCTGATCGCCATGGGCACGGGCGTGGCGTGGCTTTACAGCGTCGTCGCGACCTTTGCGCCTTCACTCTTTCCCGCGACCTTCAGAAACGTGGACAACTCGGTCCCGATCTATTTCGAGGCGGCCGCCGTCATCACCGTGCTTGTGCTTCTCGGACAGGTTCTCGAACTGCGGGCGCGAGAGCAGACCGGCGGCGCCATTCGGGCGCTTCTCAATCTCGCGCCGGTGACAGCGAAGCGCCTCAGGGAAGATGGGTCGGATGAGGAAGTCTCCCTGGACAAGGTCCATGTCGGCGACCGCCTCCGCGTGCGTCCCGGCGAAAAGGTCCCTGTCGACGGAGCGCTTCTCGAAGGCCGCAGCTCCGTCGACGAATCCCTGGTGACGGGCGAGTCCATGCCGGTGACCAAGAGCGCCGGGGACAAGGTCATCGGCGGCACGATCAACCAGACGGGCAGCTTCATCATGCGAGCTGACAGGGTTGGCCGCGACACCATGCTTTCGCGCATTGTCGACATGGTCGCTTCCGCGCAGCGAAGCCGCGCGCCGATCCAGCGGCTTGCCGATCAGGTTTCGGGCTGGTTCGTGCCGCTCGTCATCCTGGTCGCGCTCCTGGCCTTCGCCGCCTGGGCAATGTGGGGACCGGAGCCGCGCATGAGCTATGGCCTCATCGCCGCCGTTTCGGTTCTCATCATTGCTTGTCCCTGCGCGCTTGGTCTTGCAACCCCCATGTCCGTGATGGTGGGCATTGGGCGCGGCGCTCAATCGGGCGTTCTCATCAAGAATGCCGAGGCGCTGGAGCGTTTCGAGAAGATCGATACGCTCGTCGTCGACAAGACCGGAACGCTCACCGAAGGCAAGCCGCGTGTGACAGCCATCCGCCCCGTTGAGGGCTTGGCCGAGAATGACCTGCTGGCTGTCGCGGCGAGCCTCGAGCGCGCAAGCGAACATCCTCTAGCGGTCGCGATCGTTCAGGCGGCTCTGGCAAGAAATCTGGCTTTGACCCAGGCCACGGATTTCGACTCGCCGGTCGGCAAGGGCGTGACCGGTCGGATCGACGGACGATCCATTATCATCGGCAACCGCCGTTTTCTAGCGGAGCTCGGCGTCGATGCGGCCGCGCTCGATACCGAGGCCGAGCGCCTGCGCGAGGACGGCGCCACGGCGATCTTCATCGCCATCGACGGTAGAGCCGCCGGGATCATTGCGATCGCCGATCCGATCAAGGAGTCGACCCCGGATGCGCTGAAGTCGCTGCGCGACGATGGCGTCTCGGTCGTCATGCTCACAGGCGATAATTGGACGTCGGCGCGCGCCGTCGCGAAGCGGCTGGGGATAAACGAAGTCGAAGCCGAAATCCTGCCGGAGGATAAAAGTAAGGTCGTCTCCCGCCTGCGTCAGGCCGGGCGTATCGTGGCCATGGCGGGCGACGGGGTAAACGACGCCCCCGCCTTGGCCGCGGCCGACGTTGGCGTCGCCATGGGCACGGGGACGGATGTGGCGATCGAGAGCGCGGGCGTCACCTTGCTCAAGGGCGACCTTCGCGGCATTGTCCGCGGCCGTCGCCTGTCGAGAGCGACCATGCGCAATATCCGCGAAAACCTGTTCTTCGCGTTCTTCTACAACGCCGCCGGCGTGCCCGTCGCGGCGGGCGCTCTTTACCCCGCCTTCGGCTTGTTGCTCTCGCCCACGATCGCCGCCGCCGCCATGGCGCTGTCTTCGGTCAGCGTCGTCGCCAACTCATTGCGTTTGCGGCAAGCTCAGATCGAGCCTAAGCGGCTTCTGGAAATGCCGCCATTTCCAGGGGCCACTTAGCAACCCCGGCGGCGCTCTGAGCGAGAGCCTTACTCGGCGCGCTGAATCTGTTCAATCACGTAGCCGCCTTGTGGCGCTTTG is a window of Methylocystis sp. IM3 DNA encoding:
- the chrA gene encoding chromate efflux transporter, with the protein product MNVDVDATPYRGRRSFLEVLWVFLRLGVTSFGGPIAHLGYFRAEFVERRKWLDEAAYTDIIALCQFLPGPASSQVGIILGMLRAGLPGGLAAWLGFTMPSALALVAFAYGVGRLGDISQVAWLHGLKIVAVAVVAQAIWGMARSLCPDRERVTLAVAATLLTLAIPSAIGQIAAIVAGGVIGWRFLPSRNDAKAAPLGIPVGRATAIASLALFTALLFGLPLLATATSNHTIELISSFYRSGSLVFGGGHVVLPLLQQAVVPRGWISNDAFLAGYGAAQAVPGPLFTFAAYLGTAMKSAPNGWTGGLICLAAVYLPSFLLLIGALPFWVALRHRMGVQSALKGVNATVVGILLGALYTPVWTSAIFSPADFGLAALAFLLLVFWRVPPWLVVLIGAVGATALAAVA
- a CDS encoding sulfite exporter TauE/SafE family protein, which gives rise to MAGGLNWRGRRNCARSSRISSILLYGSSIGTFQFWRSGLLSWRTFYPFAVLGFPFSLVGGAVQLSTAIYYPIVGVILLLSAAQMVRSATKMSVKHFSPPTQPPFLPALLTGAAIGFISGTTGTGGGIFLAPAILSMNWVSLRRTAAVTAAYNLLNSAAALIGAYSILSSTPQALPVWLVAVGAGGTIGSFVGSRYLPDSGLRYILAMILFASGMKLVLT
- a CDS encoding ArsR/SmtB family transcription factor is translated as MSTQSPKQALFAEFAAVARAFGHAHRLELLEQLAQGERSVEILAQKTGLSIANASQHLQQMRRAGMVSPRRDGKFVYYRLADDGVLDVLAALRRIAERNVAEVERIVRSYFDDRDSLEPVSREELAERLRAGTVTVLDVRPEDEFALGHVPGALNIPLHALEARLSELNRSQEIVAYCRSAFCVLSYEAVAALRARGFEAHRLEDGFPEWRSAELPVAVGDA
- a CDS encoding MBL fold metallo-hydrolase gives rise to the protein MILRQFLHSSPVAASYLFGCGGRAAAAVVDPVGDIGPYVRAAEEGGMRIRYVIDTHLHADHVSAGRELAEATGAEYVLFAEAKAAFPFRGVRDGEVLELGNVSVQVLHTPGHTPEHISLVVTDRTRADEPWFVLTGHTLMVGDLGRTELATSAEEGARALFRSVQSLKALPDYLEILPGAYSGSVCGRSLSGKPTSTIGFEKRHNKAFRIDDEDAFVRAMVADIPPPPAQAAEIRAVNSGSRVVAE
- a CDS encoding MFS transporter; translation: MSVIDTGAPARAASGVTLGLRANWRQFALLVLINAFVGGMVGIERTVVPLIGSEEFHLASTTLVVSFIVSFGVVKAFANLVSGHFADVWGRKRVLILGWLVGLPVPFMIMWAPSWGWIVAANALLGVNQGFAWSMTVIMKIDLVGPKSRGLAVGLNEFAGYLAVGVTAFLTGYLASEYGLRPTPIYLGVGYAIAGTLLSILLVRDTRAHVRAEIGDVPNQAAAMGFWEVFTLTSFRDRNLFAASQAGLVNNLNDGMSWGIFPLFFAAFGLGVERIGILKAVYPATWGVLQIATGPLSDRWGRKGLIVAGMWVQAAALFLTAFTRDFHYWLIGSLLLGLGTAMVYPSLIAAVSDASHASWRARSLSVYRFWRDLGYAIGALSAGVIADLYGMAWAIGAIATLTFISGLIVALLMRGPRPGLSGTNDNSGKEEAHERPHDTYGGVKLRTDPATRLELGADSNRAQQI
- a CDS encoding SHOCT domain-containing protein, whose product is MIFGPLFMILALAVVIAVVVLLVRWIGGPGYGAQPPYQPPPGRALDILKERFARGEINKEEFEERRRVLDQ
- a CDS encoding class I SAM-dependent methyltransferase, whose amino-acid sequence is MNFYERWILPPLLDWVMRQPQLEQYRREVGASARGRVLEIGVGSGLNFPFYSKQVEIVVGVDPSPRLLAMARRRAAAAGVQAELLQGTATAIPLADSTIDTVVMTWALCSVPDPLLALREMRRVLKPDGRLLFIEHGLCPEVGVERWQHRLTPIWRRVSGGCHLDRKMDDLIRSAGFELKELRNQYADGPRIFTYMYEGCARPVA
- a CDS encoding DUF2933 domain-containing protein, which codes for MKFSLSKAPLLALYALAAAFLLYWHWRHVLDALPFLVVLACPLMHLFMHHGHGHHHDKDPDNSEKHDA
- a CDS encoding copper-transporting P-type ATPase — encoded protein: MDMSHEHHRHGSGHSHPPERDAGIHSSHGGHQGRGETRQGLSPSGEDVIYTCPMHPQIRQVGPGNCPICGMTLEPVVSTGETEPSAELADMTRRFWVGLALTLPVFVLEMGGHFLNRHAYIAPQMSNWVQFALASPVVLWAGWPFFVRGAQSLVTRNLNMFTLIAMGTGVAWLYSVVATFAPSLFPATFRNVDNSVPIYFEAAAVITVLVLLGQVLELRAREQTGGAIRALLNLAPVTAKRLREDGSDEEVSLDKVHVGDRLRVRPGEKVPVDGALLEGRSSVDESLVTGESMPVTKSAGDKVIGGTINQTGSFIMRADRVGRDTMLSRIVDMVASAQRSRAPIQRLADQVSGWFVPLVILVALLAFAAWAMWGPEPRMSYGLIAAVSVLIIACPCALGLATPMSVMVGIGRGAQSGVLIKNAEALERFEKIDTLVVDKTGTLTEGKPRVTAIRPVEGLAENDLLAVAASLERASEHPLAVAIVQAALARNLALTQATDFDSPVGKGVTGRIDGRSIIIGNRRFLAELGVDAAALDTEAERLREDGATAIFIAIDGRAAGIIAIADPIKESTPDALKSLRDDGVSVVMLTGDNWTSARAVAKRLGINEVEAEILPEDKSKVVSRLRQAGRIVAMAGDGVNDAPALAAADVGVAMGTGTDVAIESAGVTLLKGDLRGIVRGRRLSRATMRNIRENLFFAFFYNAAGVPVAAGALYPAFGLLLSPTIAAAAMALSSVSVVANSLRLRQAQIEPKRLLEMPPFPGAT